The Alnus glutinosa chromosome 3, dhAlnGlut1.1, whole genome shotgun sequence nucleotide sequence CGAATAATACtccttcaatttcttttatttattttttctttgttaagaGATTGTAGTAAAAGTAAGTGAACTTAAGAAGATCATTGCATATAAGTGAACTTGATTAATCTTGATTCCCCCACAAAATTTCAATGTCACTTTTCACAAAGATCATTGCATATAAGTAAAGTTAAGAAGAGAACTTTTTTATGTGATTCCCCCACAAAATTTCAATGCCACATTTCACAAAGATCATTGCATATAACTAAAGTTAAGAAGAAAACCTTTTACGTGATTCCCCCACAAAATTTCAATGCCACGTTTCACAAAGATCATTACATCTAAGTGAATATCAACATGAAAAGGCATGCAGCAAAGCTCCCAATCGATCGGCAATGATGAGTTATGGGAGCAATGGCCGATTAGAAATGAATAGTtgggtctatatatatataagttattagtattttaattaatttttaagaattggggtgttattttgtaatttaatatataGGTTTTGCCTAAACTCAAAAATAGGTTAGAAGTCTATCACTTGGATagactttcttttcttttcgtttcCAACTTTTTCGTAAGCTTGATGGACCTTTCTCCTTACTGATTCAAGTGCCAAGTCCAATTTCCAACTCTTAAAAATTCTCTTGGCCTTATCGCTGTACTTACTCTATCTCTGGTCGGGATTCTTGAAGTTGAGCTCTATCTCGCAACTTTAGTTTGGTTTAAATACTTCCTTGAGCCTCTCTATTTGCTTACTGGACTTTGGGTATATTCCCAAAGTCAATCCGGGATCGATAAGCAAATGGAGAGGCTCAAGCAATTACTTACAACCATACCAAAGTTGCAAGACAGAGCTCAACTTCAACTCCAAGAGAATTTTTAAGACTTTGAGGTTGGGCTTGAAACTTGAATCAGCAAGAAGAACGGTCCATCAAGCTTATGCAAAAGTTGGAAATGCAATGAAAATAAAGTCTATCCAAGTGATAGACTTCCAACCTATACCCGAGCTAGCAAGCTTCCCAAGAAGCCCTAGTGTAGAGCATCTTCCTAAAGACCGTCGAATGTCGAAGAAACTTGATATTATTTGCGGGTATTCAATTTAGAGCATCCTCATACGACTAGCCATTTATGCTTTAACGATATGTCGTCCAAGCCATCAATCTTGTGAGGGACATGACATGTCATTATCGGATAATCCTGCTTTGGTCTCCATCactcatataataataataataataattccacTCAAGATTGTATTTGTTAGCTATTGTCAACAACACCAAACATGTGTGAACTACCTTTATGAAATGTCCGAGTAAGCTCACACTCTGCCGGTCAAGGTGTTTTTTTTACCTTACAATGGATGGGTCATTATTGTTCTTGCTTACCTTCTAAATATCAGTAGTCTGAATGTGCTTTCTTGCCTAGGTTTGTTGGTACCTAACACGTTGACCAACATCTAAACATGTGTAACTAACACTCTGGATTACTTGACAAAGACATTGGAGATGCCTGTGGTTACAGGGACATAGCACATTGCACATCCTCGTATACCAAAAGCATGATTACCAAATTGTTTCTAAACCTAATTTTGTATGTGACCCAAAATTGAACTGTTtgaaaaatgagtaatgctatttagtatatTGCTATACGATTGTCATACAACTGGGATAACGTCATTCTAATTGTATTGCAATCGTAAACTGTCTACTAAATAATTGTGTACTCGGACTTGAAGTACCCAAATTGAGCCACAAACAATTCTCCcccatacacacacacacacacacacacacacagagagaggggggggggggggggaatatgCTGAAATTCTCTCTACCGTCTgtatatatgagagagagagagagagagggggggggggggaatatgCTGAAATTCTCTCTACCGTCTGtaatatatacaatataaaACACCATAAAAAATAGTGTAAAGCGGGTCCAATATCCACCAACAAACTTAACCGTCGATTGCGGGGCAAGATATTGGAGGGAGAGGCACAGAGCTCTATGAGAGTGAGTTTTAGTAACCCATACATTTGAATTTTGAAGAAACTTTTGGTGgtagaagaaaatgaggatagGTAGGGTGATGACAGGAGCTTCAACAACCACAAACATATGAATGGGTCAGTATCTTCCCTTCCCCTGCCCACAAGTGGACCCCATAGCATTAATTTCTTGAATGGCTTCAAACGATTGTCCAATCCAAtttatctatctatctatgatatgcaaaccatttTCCTGGTGGGACACAAAACCACCCTTTTGAACCACCCATCagtttctctttatttttattttattttgttgataaaaGAACCATTTATCCATCTAAAACAATTACAACAAAATTTACCCTTCGGACATGGTTATCTTCTTTCTTTGGGTTGGTGGGTGTAAGGAGAGAGTCCAACAAGCATGCAGCAGCATGTTTATCTCTCAATGACCATTTGGGgagaaatgaaagataaatgatCCAAATCTTCAAATTTCATAGCAAGTAAAAATGAAGCCGGCGACGGAGGATTAGAACCTCATTAAAATCAACCACATAACATTACAAAACTCAAGACAGGTCCAAGAGTTGTTACAAATTCATGAAAATTCATAAACCCTATTCTCTCTTTTGATCTATGTGCTCCACTGAGGAATTCATAACAGAAGAAAATTTAATCTTGCCTTTTATTGTAACAAGAAGAGACAGTGTCATGAAACAGATCTCTTGGAAGTGGCCTCCTCACCGTAGTTCGTAGTGGAAACCAATTTGCCAAATGGCAAGTTTTTGTGACATAAAACAAACCAAGCCTATCAAACTTTTTTGGCTGCTGCAATAACAGCTTCTACTGTAAGACCAAACTCCTTGTATATTTTCCCTGCCGGAGCACTTGCCCCAAACCGGTCAATTCCTATTGCCTTACCCTTGCTTCCGACAATCTTCTCCCACCCAAATGTTGATCCAGCCTCAATGCTAACCCTAGCTGACACAGCTGCTGGCAAAACACTTTCCTTATAGGCGTCTGATTGCTCATCAAAGAGCTCCCAAGAAACAAAGGAAACAACTCTAACAGCCTTCCCTTCCTTTCTCAGTTCCTCACCAGCTTTGTAAGCAATTTCCAGTTCAGAACCAGTTCCAATCAAAATAACATCTGGCTTGTTACCAGAAGAATTGTCTGAAACAATATAGCCACCCTTTTCAACTCCTTCAACAGAAGTTCCAGCAAGCTGGGGAAGTTTTTGCCGAGAGAGGGCAAGGATGGAGGGTCTCTTCCTGTTACTGACAGCAACCTTGTATGCTCCCGCAGTCTCATTTCCATCAGCTGGACGGAGCATCAATATGTTGGGCATTGCCCGGAAACTTGCCAGGTGCTCTATTGGCTGATGGGTTGGGCCATCTTCTCCAAGTCCAATTGAATCATGGGTCATAACATAGATAACTCCAGCTTCACTTAAGGCGGAAATCCTGATAGCTGCTCTCATGTAGTCAGTGAAAACAAAGAAAGTGGCACAGTATGGAATCAGCCCAGGGCTGTGAAGTACAATGCCGTTGCAAATGGCTCCCATGCCATGCTCTCTAACACCAAACCTAAGATTGCGTTCTTCTGGCGTGCCCTTTTGGAAGTCCCCAAACATTTTCAACAATGTCATGTTGGAAGAAGCAAGGTCAGCACTGCCACCAAGAAAACCAGGGAGAACTTTTGCAAGGGCATTAAGGCATTGTTGAGAGAGATTTCTGGTAGCATCAGCTGGGCTCTCTGGAGTGTACGTCTGGAAAATCGCAATAAAAACGACATATAAGATCGTCTGTAATTCTTAGTTGTGAATAGGGGCTTTTCTATGGGACAGTCAACTGGGGTTAGAAAATTCTACTCTTGAAACATTGTATCCCCAAGATGAATTTAAATCTaggaatccaaaaaaaaaaaaaaaaagaggaagtcAACTATGTTATCAATCGTTGTGTAGAATGCTTGCAAGAGCAACATTCATGCtcattttgggatgatgtaACATAAGCAAGCAGGCCCTGAAAGGTAAGATCAAGACCAACCAAAATGATTGATTGCTACTTACAGGAAGTGCTTTCTCCCAGCCAGCGGGGAGTTCACCCCTAATGATAGACTTGAGCTCCGCAGCTTCCTCTTTGTACTTCTTCTCATATGAAGCAAACTTGGCATTCCATTCAGCTTCAAGAGCAGAACCCTTGGGAACATGGCGACTCCAATGCCTGAAAATGGCCAAAATATTGATCAATATCAAATCAATTCTGATAGCATGCCAAACAATGATAACTATATCTATGTTTCCTCACTTTTTAACATCCTCAGGTACATGGAAAGGCTCATATGGCCATGCAAGGTTCTTCCTAGTAGCATCCACTTCCTTGGCACCCAGTGCACTTCCATGTACACTGTATGAGTTTGCCTTATTTGGAGACCCAAAACCAATTGTTGTCGTCACCTGTGAACAtgcaaatgacaaaaaaaagaaagaaagtcaCAACTAGAAATCATAGTACATTAAACCCAAACTTAGGGGTGCCTTTCGCtttcaatgagattggtttattacttaaaaaaagaaaagaaaaaaaaaagagtacattAAACCCAAACACTTAACTAGAGGCTATTCATTTAAGGAACTTAAATAAAGAACAACTTAATGTATCACTAGACTATTAGAGCCAACAAAATCCTGTCTCAACTTCCATTAATACCCTTTTACTGTCTGCTGGTGAGAAGCAGAACACCCTTAAAGCACAGTTGGTTGAACTTATTAAATAATCATAAAACTTAGACAAACtttcaaatataatatatataagtacaTAGGTGTTTTAAGAAACCATTCATTCTGCATCAATCCCAACTGCACCATAAAAATCTACATATTAGGAAATATCTAACCTTGATCAAAGTGGGCTTGTCTTTCACAGCCTTTGCTTCCTTAATGGCAGCACGAATCTCATCATAGCCATTGTTGCCATTCTTCACCCAGATAACGTGCCACCCAAGGCCCTCAAAACGGGTGTCAACATTCTCAGTGAATGCAATCTCCGTGTCACCGTCAATAGAGATGTGGTTGTCATCATAGAAAGCAATCAACTTCCCAAGTCCCCAGTGAGCGGCAAGGGAAGAAGCTTCATTTGAAATCCCCTCCATTTGGCAACCATCTCCCAATATAACATATCTAGAGCAAACAGACACCGATACttttaaatcaaaatcaaacaagaTAAGGCACTATAACTTATTATATAAACAGAAACAAGAGTTGCTATGAGAAATAGAAAGTTATATTACGTGTAATGGTCGACGATCTCACTGTCGGGCTTGTTGAAACGAGCAGCCAAGTGTTTCTCAGCAAGAGCCAGACCAACAGCATTGGCAATACCCTGCCCAAGAGGACCTGCATAacgtaaaataaataaataaaaacataaattaaacatCTAAGACAAATgctataaaaaatattaactagAGTAATTGATTAAACTTTGAAGGCAAGGATCTAACCAGTTGTGACTTCAACACCAGGAGTCTCAAAGTTCTCGGGGTGTCCAGGTGTTCTGCTTTCCCATTGACGGAAATTCTTCAAGTCGTCCTCCTGAGAGTGGAtcccaaaattttcaattcatatAGAATCAAAATTTTAATCTTATGGGGACAATAAACAAAGGTCATATTTATAGTGctacaataataaaaaattacacgaacataattattataattcatCGTTGAAGGATCCTAAAAGATGCAACAGAAAATATAGTCACACTCACATATAACTGCCACTTCAAAATATAagcaagtaaaaagaaaaagaaaacaaattgtGCTGAAAAGACCAACATGAAACCATAGACTCATAAAACCTTAGCACACAAACACACGGGGTAGCAGTATCATATCATGATCAAAGCCAATCCAGAAAGAAACAGACACAGACAAAGCACTTGTAAAGCCAACCCAAAAATCCACGACagatccaaaacaaaaagacaaaccaGTAAAGAAATTACCTGGACACTATCGTAGCCAGCGAGGTGGAGCAGAGCGTACTGGAGCATGCAGCCATGGCCGGCGGAGAGGACGAAGCGGTCGCGGTTGAACCAGTATGGGTTCTTGGGGTTGTACCTCATGACCTCGTCGTACAAGATGTGACCCATCGGAGCGCACCCCATGGGCAGACCAGGGTGACCCGAGTTGGCCTTCTCCACGGCGTCGATCGCCAGGAACCGGATCGAGTTCACGGACTTCTCCACCAGGGAGGTATCGGTGGTCTTGTCCACGGTGGCGGGCTCGGCAACGGAGGCTCGTACCGGGCGGCTGGACACTGCAGATCGGCGGCTGCGGTGGAGGAACCGGGTCGACGGCTTAGCGGGCGAGGATTTAAGGCCCGAGAAGGTGGGCATAGAGAGCGTGGAGAGGGAGGAGGACGAGGATGAATTGGAGCCATGGTGGTGGGAAATGGCTCTGGCTAGGAGGGCTTGTGAGAGCGTCAGAGACGAAGTGGAAGCCATGGcttacagagagagagagagagaggtggtgTTGGAGAGTCTGAGTTGTTGGATTTATGTgtgtgagagagtgagagagagagagagagggtgagacTGCGGATCAGCTTCCCGTCTACACGTCAGGAAAATGATGACAGGTAGGGAGAGCTGACCGTTAGATTCGGAGGGAAAGCCATCAGAGCCGTTGACTGTGGGTAAGAAATGAATGCTCtgcctttcatttttttttttctttctctttttctaatttCGTTTTgtcaaagatatttttgtttgctttttttaataatttttttctttttgtcttgaTTTATGGGTGGGTGAAAGCTTTGTGGTTGGTGAAAGGCGGAAAGCTgggtatttttgaatttttatttttagtccaTTAAAtgactttaaatatatataggaatACATAAGATAAGAATATTAGAATATGCTACTACTCAAACGGTACTACTTAGAATAGAATGGCTGGTGGTGACATTTGATAAGGTGGCACTCGAGGAGAGGGGACTGAAGAACATGGATATGGCCCATGTGGGATATCAACAAACCTTATTCTGGTGTTTTTCttggaaaaatgttaaataCTACGTGCTTGTTCATTGAGCTGATGTAAAGACTGATCCAATGActaataaaaaatgtgatttttagcatttttcttttccgcTATCTGGATATACAATATTTTCACatccaataataataaaatagttgGGTGTTAGATATTATCTAGAGATGTTAATTAAGAGCATAGGTTTTTTCGGAAGCTCAAGTCAAATTTGCAGTCCTAAATTTGGCTTTTCTATTATCCAAAGGCCGATTCATGTTTAGCCTAAGCATGCCAGCATTAGGATAGCAAAGTTCCCAAATTATAAATTAGCAATTTTGGGAGGGTTTTTTTTGCAATAGATCCAGCCAGCCAGCCAGCCAGCCAGCCAGCCATCCAGCACAGTATATTTAAAACTTGAATGTGGGTGGGGGTTGTTGCAACGTTAGAAAAGGTAAGGAgtttggtgggggggggggggggggggggatggtgaagaagaaagaagaagtaagTTTCTTGGAGTTGAAGATTTGTTCTAAAATAACTGCAAGAAAAGTTGGTTAGGATCCAAACTTCAATCCCATAGAGTCAGTCAGCCAGTCACCCaatgttcaaaattaattaatcttCAAGCACCTGACACGTCACATGTGCGCAGCATTGCCTTAGTTTTCTTACACATCTATGCAAATCTAAATTAGAATATAAATTCTAAATCGGAATCCCAATCCCACACATGGCTGCAATCTGCAGATAAGCtaaattagaatatatatatatatatatatatatatatatatatatatatatatatatatatatatatatatatatatatatatatatatatgtctattaCAATAAGTGGGCACCATTTTGAAGACTGAAATTTTGGTagccaaatattatattatttcgACAATCTGAGCTAAAATGCGAGCAAAGAGAGCTACATCTGACTCAacagtttggaaaaaaaaaaaaattggttatgCTGCTAAAGTGCTCACCAAAtgcttaaaaagagaaaaaaaataataatctttaagattctctcttttctcaataaagaaaaaagaaatatttgagaaacaatatttaaatggaatagtgaagaTGGATTGCTAAAATAGAGAGTGAGGTGTATGTAGGTGCTTTGAAAATGTggatacctttttttttttataaaataactgaaattgagagaatttgATGAGCCAGATATGAATGCTATGAGTGTACAAACTGATGTAATAAGTATCACATGATTGTTCTTATTTTAAAGTCGCATTTCCTATACAATATTACGATCCTAAAATTATTAAAGTAATGCGATAGTCAATTAAAGGGTTCTCAATACTCTtaccaagaaaaataagaaaaaaaaggttcacAACTCTCTGACTATGGAATATGCTAAACTTATTTCAAACTGGAAGACAAACTATCTTGCATGCGGGTCTTTTGGGGTTTCAAAGGAATATGTGGGAGAGGTAAACCAGGTAGTCACCTTTCAGTTTTCTTGATTCAACTATcgatattttatttatatgctAGTGTTTAAGCAATCACACAACTTTGAATTCATATTTTCAttgttcatttatttaattcattGATAAAACTTGAATCTAAGACTTAACTCCAGTCTCAACTCACTGATTAACCACCCGAGTTAAGGCCCATATATATGagct carries:
- the LOC133862336 gene encoding transketolase, chloroplastic, with product MASTSSLTLSQALLARAISHHHGSNSSSSSSLSTLSMPTFSGLKSSPAKPSTRFLHRSRRSAVSSRPVRASVAEPATVDKTTDTSLVEKSVNSIRFLAIDAVEKANSGHPGLPMGCAPMGHILYDEVMRYNPKNPYWFNRDRFVLSAGHGCMLQYALLHLAGYDSVQEDDLKNFRQWESRTPGHPENFETPGVEVTTGPLGQGIANAVGLALAEKHLAARFNKPDSEIVDHYTYVILGDGCQMEGISNEASSLAAHWGLGKLIAFYDDNHISIDGDTEIAFTENVDTRFEGLGWHVIWVKNGNNGYDEIRAAIKEAKAVKDKPTLIKVTTTIGFGSPNKANSYSVHGSALGAKEVDATRKNLAWPYEPFHVPEDVKKHWSRHVPKGSALEAEWNAKFASYEKKYKEEAAELKSIIRGELPAGWEKALPTYTPESPADATRNLSQQCLNALAKVLPGFLGGSADLASSNMTLLKMFGDFQKGTPEERNLRFGVREHGMGAICNGIVLHSPGLIPYCATFFVFTDYMRAAIRISALSEAGVIYVMTHDSIGLGEDGPTHQPIEHLASFRAMPNILMLRPADGNETAGAYKVAVSNRKRPSILALSRQKLPQLAGTSVEGVEKGGYIVSDNSSGNKPDVILIGTGSELEIAYKAGEELRKEGKAVRVVSFVSWELFDEQSDAYKESVLPAAVSARVSIEAGSTFGWEKIVGSKGKAIGIDRFGASAPAGKIYKEFGLTVEAVIAAAKKV